The Tachyglossus aculeatus isolate mTacAcu1 chromosome 4, mTacAcu1.pri, whole genome shotgun sequence genome contains a region encoding:
- the LOC119926709 gene encoding steroid transmembrane transporter SLC22A24-like isoform X3 → MGFDDLLDQVGGVGKFQVIQFAFLAIPICFTTPQLLLENFSGAIPAHRCRIPLLDNHTDSSGVLGNLSAEDLLKISIPLDQNQELEKCFRFSQTQWPLLTENGTGPRPHEPATEPCEDGWVYDQSAFASTFVTEWDLVCELLPQKAMSQSIYMAGILLGSIVCGHVSDRFGRKSVLIWAYLQLGMASTGVAFSPTLTIYRLLRFLSAFALAGIMINTGSLILEWIPTVSRAFFMMMFVACYSVGHLVLAGFAYAIRDWRSLQVAVSVPFFAIFLYSWGYAESARWLSVAGKPGQALKELRKVAWINGKANAKSCLTIEVLRSLSQDELTAAKSHYTVIDLFRLPALRRISCCITLASFAVTFSFYGQSLNLQDLGGNVFLTQTLFGSVDVLAKVVAYVFVNHLSRRTTLSVFMVLAGLSLLANIFVSAGRRASGWTTFRGASEASWPLSGE, encoded by the exons ATGGGTTTTGATGATCTGCTGGATCAGGTTGGAGGTGTGGGAAAATTCCAGGTTATCCAGTTTGCTTTCCTCGCCATTCCCATCTGTTTCACCACCCCACAGCTCCTGCTGGAGAATTTCTCCGGGGCCATTCCTGCCCACCGCTGTCGAATCCCTCTCCTGGACAACCACACTGATTCCTCTGGAGTCCTAGGGAATCTGAGTGCAGAAGACCTGCTGAAAATTTCCATTCCCCTGGACCAGAACCAGGAGCTCGAGAAGTGCTTCCGGTTCTCCCAAACCCAGTGGCCACTCTTAACCGAGAATGGGACAGGCCCACGGCCCCACGAGCCAGCCACCGAGCCCTGCGAGGACGGCTGGGTGTATGACCAGAGCGCTTTTGCCTCCACCTTCGTGACCGAG TGGGACCTTGTGTGTGAACTGCTACCTCAGAAGGCAATGTCTCAGTCTATTTACATGGCGGGGATTCTGCTGGGAAGCATCGTCTGTGGCCACGTTTCGGATAG GTTCGGACGAAAGTCTGTGCTGATCTGGGCCTATCTGCAGCTGGGGATGGCCAGTACCGGCGTTGCTTTCTCACCCACATTGACTATTTACCGCCTGCTCCGCTTCCTGTCGGCCTTTGCCTTGGCTGGGATCATGATCAACACGGGGTCTCTCA TTCTGGAATGGATTCCAACTGTATCCCGGGCCTTCTTCATGATGATGTTTGTAGCCTGCTACAGTGTGGGCCACTTGGTGCTGGCTGGATTCGCATATGCCATCAGAGACTGGCGCAGCCTCCAGGTGGCTGTGTCTGTGCCCTTCTTTGCCATCTTCTTGTATTCCTG GGGGTATGCAGAATCCGCTCGATGGCTCAGCGTGGCAGGGAAGCCGGGCCAAGCACTGAAGGAGCTCAGGAAAGTTGCCTGGATAAATGGGAAAGCAAATGCAAAAAGCTGCCTGACAATAGAG GTGCTGAGGTCCCTCTCGCAGGATGAGCTGACAGCAGCGAAATCCCATTATACTGTGATCGACTTGTTCCGCCTGCCCGCCCTGCGCCGGATCTCCTGCTGCATCACCTTGGCATC GTTTGCAGTCACCTTTTCCTTCTATGGCCAGTCCTTGAACCTGCAGGACCTCGGCGGCAACGTGTTCCTGACCCAGACGCTGTTCGGCTCAGTCGACGTTCTGGCCAAGGTCGTGGCCTACGTCTTCGTGAACCACCTCAGCCGGCGCACGACTCTTTCAGTGTTCATGGTCCTGGCTGGGCTTTCCCTCCTGGCCAACATCTTTGTGTCTGCAG
- the LOC119926709 gene encoding steroid transmembrane transporter SLC22A24-like isoform X2: protein MGFDDLLDQVGGVGKFQVIQFAFLAIPICFTTPQLLLENFSGAIPAHRCRIPLLDNHTDSSGVLGNLSAEDLLKISIPLDQNQELEKCFRFSQTQWPLLTENGTGPRPHEPATEPCEDGWVYDQSAFASTFVTEWDLVCELLPQKAMSQSIYMAGILLGSIVCGHVSDRFGRKSVLIWAYLQLGMASTGVAFSPTLTIYRLLRFLSAFALAGIMINTGSLILEWIPTVSRAFFMMMFVACYSVGHLVLAGFAYAIRDWRSLQVAVSVPFFAIFLYSWGYAESARWLSVAGKPGQALKELRKVAWINGKANAKSCLTIEVLRSLSQDELTAAKSHYTVIDLFRLPALRRISCCITLASFAVTFSFYGQSLNLQDLGGNVFLTQTLFGSVDVLAKVVAYVFVNHLSRRTTLSVFMVLAGLSLLANIFVSADQPGLRVGFAVIGIGFLGTAVSCITLCVGRRASGWTTFRGASEASWPLSGE from the exons ATGGGTTTTGATGATCTGCTGGATCAGGTTGGAGGTGTGGGAAAATTCCAGGTTATCCAGTTTGCTTTCCTCGCCATTCCCATCTGTTTCACCACCCCACAGCTCCTGCTGGAGAATTTCTCCGGGGCCATTCCTGCCCACCGCTGTCGAATCCCTCTCCTGGACAACCACACTGATTCCTCTGGAGTCCTAGGGAATCTGAGTGCAGAAGACCTGCTGAAAATTTCCATTCCCCTGGACCAGAACCAGGAGCTCGAGAAGTGCTTCCGGTTCTCCCAAACCCAGTGGCCACTCTTAACCGAGAATGGGACAGGCCCACGGCCCCACGAGCCAGCCACCGAGCCCTGCGAGGACGGCTGGGTGTATGACCAGAGCGCTTTTGCCTCCACCTTCGTGACCGAG TGGGACCTTGTGTGTGAACTGCTACCTCAGAAGGCAATGTCTCAGTCTATTTACATGGCGGGGATTCTGCTGGGAAGCATCGTCTGTGGCCACGTTTCGGATAG GTTCGGACGAAAGTCTGTGCTGATCTGGGCCTATCTGCAGCTGGGGATGGCCAGTACCGGCGTTGCTTTCTCACCCACATTGACTATTTACCGCCTGCTCCGCTTCCTGTCGGCCTTTGCCTTGGCTGGGATCATGATCAACACGGGGTCTCTCA TTCTGGAATGGATTCCAACTGTATCCCGGGCCTTCTTCATGATGATGTTTGTAGCCTGCTACAGTGTGGGCCACTTGGTGCTGGCTGGATTCGCATATGCCATCAGAGACTGGCGCAGCCTCCAGGTGGCTGTGTCTGTGCCCTTCTTTGCCATCTTCTTGTATTCCTG GGGGTATGCAGAATCCGCTCGATGGCTCAGCGTGGCAGGGAAGCCGGGCCAAGCACTGAAGGAGCTCAGGAAAGTTGCCTGGATAAATGGGAAAGCAAATGCAAAAAGCTGCCTGACAATAGAG GTGCTGAGGTCCCTCTCGCAGGATGAGCTGACAGCAGCGAAATCCCATTATACTGTGATCGACTTGTTCCGCCTGCCCGCCCTGCGCCGGATCTCCTGCTGCATCACCTTGGCATC GTTTGCAGTCACCTTTTCCTTCTATGGCCAGTCCTTGAACCTGCAGGACCTCGGCGGCAACGTGTTCCTGACCCAGACGCTGTTCGGCTCAGTCGACGTTCTGGCCAAGGTCGTGGCCTACGTCTTCGTGAACCACCTCAGCCGGCGCACGACTCTTTCAGTGTTCATGGTCCTGGCTGGGCTTTCCCTCCTGGCCAACATCTTTGTGTCTGCAG ACCAGCCGGGCCTGCGCGTGGGATTTGCTGTAATTGGAATTGGGTTTCTGGGAACGGCGGTCAGCTGCATCACCCTGTGTGTGG